atgaaatgaagtgccctctaggtTCTCCTATGAGACAAAGTGAaatgaagtgccctctaggtTCTTCTACATGTTAGAACATGAGATGAAGTGCCTCCTAGGTGCTCCTAATTGTGAGAAAATGTGATGAAGTACCCTACTTCCAACCTTTCAAATCGGGGGGGGGGAATATTAAACGCCCTTTAGGGTGCTCACTGTGTGAGAATACGTGATGCAACGCACTATATGGTTCTCTTACCTGTGAGAAAATACGATAAAGTGCCCAGTAGGTGTCCCTACATGCGAGAATATGAGATTAAGTGGCCTCTAGGAACTCCTACATTTGAGAAAATGAGATGAAGTGCCCTCCAGGTGCTCCCACGTGCAGGAAAATGTACTCTAGGAttcttttgcaaaaaaaagaaaaaggttaaTTCCCTCCAGGTGctcttttggtttttgtttattaaaaaaaaattgcccctGCCCCTCAGGTTAATTCCCTCCAggtgctcttttgttttttttattaaaaaaaatttgcccCTGCCCCTCAGGCAGCATGTGTCCGCCTCTTAAttggaggatgatgatgatgatgatgatgattattcaCTCAACTGCTTTCATTACGCGCAATTTCCAGGTCACAGTCGGAGTGAATCCAGAGTCTACCCCGGGAAcgctgggtgtgaggtgggaaaaCACTCTGCATGAttcaccagtccatcacagggcaccacacacactcattcacacctagaggcattATACTATAACTAGTCCACCAACTGGcattttttgggaggtggggaAAAAGGTTTTCGGGTCCAAGGCTCAATATTGCTACCATTTCTGTCGCGTATGCTCCCGAAATTGAATCTGTGCGACCTCAAAATATATTTGGTAGGATTTGTGCAAAtgcaaataattgttgtggTGCGACCGGTTTTCATTTCTCTACGAAACGTTCGCTAACTACTGCACGGTATGTGCTTTCCGTGAGCCGATACAGCGACCGGTCCACCGTTCTATCCAACGTTACATAACCAATTAAACGTCATCCTTCATTTCATAATGCATCTTTCTTAACTTTAATGCAGATTTTAGATAATATAAACATTAGCCGACAATCGCTCTCTTTCACTGCGCTCCGTTATCACCTGACGGGGAGCTAACTCGCGCTCTGGAGAGAGAAGATGAAAAGAACACTGAGAGATTTCTTTTGTAAGCTGCCTAAAATTACAGATAATGTAACTCCTGGAGTTGGTGGTGGAGATCATGTGGTGAATGTGGATCCACCAGTGGAAAGAAGGCTCCCAGTtttcagagagagagtggcTGAAAGACTTCGAGTGGCTTCATTTTCGCTGGGTGCTCCTAAATTTGTGCTGGTGCTCCTAACTTTTTAAAGTTCCAACAGTGccaacttgtaaaaaaaaaaaaaaaaaaaaaaattcatttcgaGCCCTGGGgtcccacctctcaaaaacaaaTTCCAATAAGTGCACTGGGGGAGATGAGGAGCCTATGAGgaactccacatagacagtaaccaggattgaaccagagaccctggagctgtaagaaGACCTCCCAggggatcagcagtttctgaaataccagaacatctggcactaacaaccatgccacgattAAAGTAATAGAGATCACATTtgtccccattctgatgttttatgtgaatgttaactgaagctcttgacctgtatctgcatgattctgtgtgtgtgtgtgtgtgtgtgtgtgttgcagaaaCTGCATAAAAGCCATGTTATTTTCCTCAAGCGCCCAAATAGCAGAATATCCATATTCGTGAAAAGATTGTTAATTGTAGCCGAGTAATTAAGGCATACTTGCTTTTGATGAATGTTTTCTCTCTCATGTGTGTCCAGTGATCTCCTTGACTCCTGGCCAGATGTTCCATATCACTTTGTTCAGCAGTGGGAAGACCATGAAGCTCGTATAAATAGAGTAAAAGGCAATGCGCAGGGGCAGGACAAGTCAGTGGCTCTCGCACACCAGCAAGGGCAACACCACGCTTGTCGTTTCGACTCGTATTTATTTCTGCGTCTGTGATCAGTCCAGGAGGCTTCACTGCGCTGGGAACAGAGATGAAACTCGTCGTGTTGTGCGTCGTGGTCGTCCAGGTTCATGCAGTGCTGCTCATGGTCGAGGAAGAGCGCCGAGTATCACCAACCCACCATATCTTCCGTCAAACAGGTACAGAAAGAACACTGTCATGGAGGTCTTACTCTGCGGATGAAAAACAGACGTACAGTAGTGTAGGTGAAATCATCTCATTTCAATATTTCCTGATATAGACgttcttcctcttttttcttcttcattattaataataataataataataataataataataatataaccgCATGTTTCCAGATTGTCGCCTGTTTATAGCTCtctgctttcttctttttttcttcttcttctttttaaacgtGCACTGAATCACTTTTGcacttctttttaattatttccacATCAAActtatgtttttgtttccttcttCTGTTCTTTCAGGTTGCCTTTCATTATCTAAACCACCTTAATGTATGAAATGTGGTTATATAAATCCACTTACTTTCAATTTTACAAATATtgagcaaggtttttttttttttttttttttttatcaatcgTCTCTTATTCTGTAAGGTTTTGGAGCATACAGTGttctttttagttttgttgttgttattgatatttaagcttattattattattattattattattattattattattattattcaaccaTCACATCACTATACTGTACTTTTCCTGTAAAGCAGCAAGAAAAAGTACCTtttagtgtgtatcttttacctagaaagaTGCATGTAGTGTATCTTTAAAACTTACTCTACAATCAATTATAGTCCATTTATTTacctgaaatgatttttttaatgatactcTATATGAATCCTTCTATGACAAAGATGCACGCTAACGGTACTAAACTGTTCCTActactaaactaaactaaactccTTTTCCTTCTCCGTGTAACATAGTTGTGTATCTTTGACCTAGAAAGGTGCATGAAGTGTAACCTTTAAACTTACTCTACATATTCTCCAATGAATTATGGTCCATTTACGTACCTTAAATGAATCTgtaaaggtacactacatgaATCTTTCTAGGTGAAGGATGCACTTTTGTACGTTTCCTTGTCGCTGTAACTCTTGTACCTTCAGTGTGTATTTTTTCACCTATAAATATGCGTGTAGTGGACCTTTTTATTTTGGTCAATTTATCAAcgttaaatcattttaaaagtacATTGGACAACAGTTTTCAagtgaaagatgcatattatCTGTACCCATGATACTTGGTACAAGCAAAGGTACACTAGTTTAGtgtactctctctttttttttttttttctttttctatttaagATTTGTTTGTGTGGATCAGGATCAGGGGGCAGTTGCTCAGGATAGAATCGAGGTAAGATCTACACGGGTACAACACGAGTGCCACTGATAAGCTCAGAAAAAAGAATTAGTgtactctttgtttttttctatttattctttttttcggAGATTATCAGTGGCACTCGTGTTGTACCCGTGTAAATCTTACCTCGATTCTATTCTAAGCAACTGCCCCCTGATCCTGATCCACACAAACAAATCTTCTtggggttttgttgttgttgttgttgatgttgttgtttttgcatctAAAATTCAGCTGAGAATAATTTTCAAACCTTTGCAAGAATTTGGTGTATCTATAAAGACTGCCGAGCTCAGTCCTTCTGTTGTTCTCACTGTTGCGATCATTTCCACCAGCAGATCTCTGGAATCCTGAAAAACATCAAACGCTGTTTGCCCGAAGGGGACTCGCAGAATATGAAAGATCACAAGCAATGGTAGGCCTTTTCATATCACAGCCTTTTATTAACTTCATATTATGCTGACTATCTCATCATGAAAGCATCTGAACtgtggagaggagaagaaatcCACTATACAGAAAAGAGAGCGGGAGATAACACTTggagtaataaaataaattaaaacattctgtatgtgtttgtgcataaTTATTGTTCAGGCACAGGCTTGCAGATTggccagttttgttttttgtttttttattgctaCTTCTTTATTGTGCAAAATAAATCTATCAGTAAATAACGTTGATTTTATATGTTGACGTAAGGCACACTGCGTTAACTTTTGTTCAGCTAATGAATGACTTGTTGTACTGCGAATGCAGAGGAAAGTAATtgaaagggatttttttttttttttttaagaaatcatGAGAACATattaaaccaaaaatatttacccaaaaaaaaaaaaattctattctaCTCTTATTTAGGTACTACTAATTGCCTCTGTCCTAAATGTAATAGATTTTGTAGGTTTACGtcattgtttaaaatgaaaaacaagaaTAATATGAGAATATGTAGTGGGTGGATTCAATTAGGAAGGAATGTACAAACAATACTAAGCCCCAAATACAGACCTAGCTCTAACTGCAAAAACCAGTAATGAAAAACTATTTCTGTATACAATAGCGATGAAAATTATTTGGAGTCTCGAGTGTAAGTGCTTTGAAACAGTCTGCAACTCTcagttttctgacatgggaaagtcttcagagcAAAACGCTGGAGTTTGGAGTCACACACGCTGGAGTTAAAACACGTTATGTATCGCTTTaacagttttataaaagttcAGCGATTGTGCTGCATGATGCAAGAAATGAAACGTGGTGTGATGTCCGAGTTACCACCCTGACGCGTGTTCTAGGGTTTATTCCTCGAATATGACGGCAATTTGTCAACACCTATcaatgttttaatatatttattaaaggacagcatatcatacattttatccGTACATTTAtagtttttgtttaatgttCTAGAATATCTGTAGATAAGTTACTTTCTGTCGTtacgtacagtatattatagctgttataaatgATCATAAAGCCCTTTGTttaaagactttcctgtgtcggAAAGCTTCAAATGAGAGCTTTGGCTCTGCCTGTTatgaagtgctgacactggagactccttccaatgATCTCCTCAAAGAAAATCAACATCCCCCATATTAACAAATACACGCCTTTTTAATCCGGTCATGTTcagtgtccaccatacaagtctctgtatAAGTTGTTCCTACACGAGCAATAACCTCTTAGaaactgtgatttgaattacaatcagaactactatcagagctgctgttatagaaaatcacgGCCAGAgagaaaagctgatgttacacagtggtaaacagtcgactgtgtTACGTGCCAGGGCGTAattggttttcttttcttttactagTTATTTGCAaggttttatttgtgtgtgttttgctctctcttgctttctctctctttcccctctctctcctcagtgCAAAGCTTAATGGAGACCAG
This Ictalurus furcatus strain D&B chromosome 1, Billie_1.0, whole genome shotgun sequence DNA region includes the following protein-coding sequences:
- the LOC128614733 gene encoding agouti-related protein-like isoform X1; its protein translation is MKLVVLCVVVVQVHAVLLMVEEERRVSPTHHIFRQTADLWNPEKHQTLFARRGLAEYERSQAMKPLNDPVLKAPRCSRLKENCAPDSHSHCCDPCASCHCRFFNAICRCWRLGRPCQRKT
- the LOC128614733 gene encoding agouti-related protein-like isoform X2, with translation MKLVVLCVVVVQVHAVLLMVEEERRVSPTHHIFRQTDLWNPEKHQTLFARRGLAEYERSQAMKPLNDPVLKAPRCSRLKENCAPDSHSHCCDPCASCHCRFFNAICRCWRLGRPCQRKT